One genomic region from Jiangella sp. DSM 45060 encodes:
- a CDS encoding aspartate kinase, with protein sequence MGLVVQKYGGSSVADAAAIKRVAQRIVATKKEGHEVVVVVSAMGDTTDELLDLAQQVSPLPPARELDMLLTSGERMSMALLAMAIGDLGHEARSFTGSQAGVITDSVHGRARIIDVTPGRIRQALDGGAIAIVAGFQGVSQDSKDITTLGRGGSDTTAVALAAALNADVCEIYTDVDGVFSADPRIVPTARRLPTITYEEMLEMAACGAKILHLRCVEYARRYGIPIHVRSSFSTLTGTWVSDSDGSEQADMEQAIISGVAHDRSEAKITVVGVPDKVGEAATIFSSVAAADVNIDMIVQNVSAVDTNRTDISFTLPASDGRKGVEALTAIQGTVGFESLRYDDGIGKVSLIGAGMRSHPGVSAKFFSSLADAGVNIEMISTSEIRISVVVRADDVDAAVTALHRAFDLDATQVEAVVYGGTGR encoded by the coding sequence GTGGGGCTGGTTGTGCAGAAGTACGGGGGTTCCTCCGTCGCTGACGCCGCGGCCATCAAGCGGGTGGCGCAACGCATCGTCGCCACCAAGAAGGAGGGCCACGAGGTCGTCGTGGTCGTCTCCGCCATGGGCGACACGACGGACGAGCTGCTCGATCTCGCGCAGCAGGTCTCGCCGCTGCCACCGGCCCGCGAACTCGACATGCTGCTCACGTCCGGTGAGCGCATGTCCATGGCGCTGCTGGCCATGGCCATCGGCGACCTCGGCCACGAGGCCCGGTCGTTCACTGGCAGCCAGGCCGGCGTCATCACCGACTCCGTGCACGGGCGGGCCCGCATCATCGACGTCACGCCCGGCCGCATCCGCCAGGCGCTCGACGGCGGCGCCATCGCCATCGTGGCCGGCTTCCAGGGCGTCAGCCAGGACAGCAAGGACATCACGACGCTGGGCCGCGGCGGCTCCGACACCACGGCCGTCGCGCTGGCGGCGGCGCTGAACGCCGACGTGTGCGAGATCTACACCGACGTCGACGGCGTCTTCTCCGCCGACCCCCGCATCGTGCCGACCGCGCGCCGTCTCCCGACCATCACGTACGAAGAGATGCTCGAGATGGCCGCCTGCGGGGCGAAGATCCTGCACCTGCGCTGCGTCGAGTACGCGCGCCGCTACGGCATCCCGATTCACGTGCGATCCAGTTTCTCGACGCTCACCGGCACGTGGGTGTCCGATTCCGACGGAAGCGAGCAGGCCGACATGGAGCAGGCGATCATCTCCGGCGTCGCGCACGACCGCAGCGAGGCGAAGATCACGGTCGTGGGCGTGCCCGACAAGGTGGGCGAGGCGGCCACCATCTTCAGCTCGGTCGCCGCCGCCGACGTCAACATCGACATGATCGTGCAGAACGTCTCGGCCGTCGACACCAACCGCACGGACATCTCGTTCACGCTGCCGGCCAGCGATGGGCGCAAGGGCGTCGAGGCGCTGACGGCCATCCAGGGCACGGTCGGCTTCGAGTCGCTGCGCTACGACGACGGCATCGGCAAGGTGTCGCTGATCGGCGCCGGTATGCGCAGCCACCCGGGGGTCAGTGCGAAGTTCTTCAGCTCGCTGGCCGACGCCGGCGTGAACATCGAGATGATCTCGACGTCCGAGATCCGCATCTCTGTGGTGGTCCGCGCCGACGACGTCGACGCCGCGGTCACCGCACTCCACCGAGCCTTCGACCTCGATGCCACCCAGGTCGAGGCGGTCGTGTACGGGGGTACCGGGCGATGA
- a CDS encoding aspartate-semialdehyde dehydrogenase, with the protein MSDNLPTLAVVGATGAVGTVMRDILSTRQNVWGEIRLIASARSAGRRLTVRGEEVEVQELTADVFDGVDVAMFDVPDEVSAEWAEVAVERGVVVVDNSGAFRMDPDVPLVVPEVNARMARNRPRGIIANPNCTTLSMIVVLGALHAELGLTALNASSYQAASGAGQAGIDTLHDQLNKVAGNRELGTHPGDVRRVVGSDLGPFPAPLALNVVPWAGSLKNDGWSSEELKIRNESRKILDLPDLKVSATCVRVPVVTTHSVAMHATFENEVTTERAWEILRDAPGVVLYDDPARGEFPTPADVVGTDPTWVGRIRRSLDDPNSLDLFVCGDNLRKGAALNTAQIAELLAAELTTA; encoded by the coding sequence ATGAGCGACAACCTTCCCACCCTCGCCGTCGTCGGTGCTACGGGCGCCGTCGGCACCGTCATGCGCGACATCCTCTCGACCCGCCAGAACGTCTGGGGCGAGATCCGGCTCATCGCGTCGGCCCGGTCGGCCGGCCGTCGGCTCACCGTCCGCGGCGAGGAGGTCGAGGTCCAGGAGCTGACGGCCGACGTCTTCGACGGCGTCGACGTCGCCATGTTCGACGTCCCCGACGAGGTGTCCGCCGAGTGGGCGGAGGTCGCCGTCGAGCGCGGCGTCGTCGTGGTCGACAACTCCGGCGCGTTCCGCATGGACCCCGACGTCCCACTGGTCGTGCCCGAGGTCAACGCGCGCATGGCTCGCAACCGGCCGCGCGGCATCATCGCGAACCCCAACTGCACAACGCTGTCGATGATCGTCGTACTGGGCGCGCTGCACGCCGAGCTGGGGCTGACGGCGCTCAACGCGTCGTCGTACCAGGCCGCGTCCGGCGCGGGTCAGGCCGGCATCGACACCCTGCACGACCAGCTCAACAAGGTCGCCGGCAACCGCGAGCTGGGCACCCACCCGGGCGACGTCCGTCGCGTCGTCGGCTCCGACCTCGGCCCGTTCCCGGCACCGCTCGCCCTGAACGTCGTTCCGTGGGCGGGGTCGCTGAAGAATGACGGCTGGAGCTCCGAGGAGCTGAAGATCCGCAACGAGTCGCGGAAGATCCTCGACCTCCCCGACCTCAAGGTCTCGGCCACCTGCGTCCGGGTGCCGGTCGTCACCACCCACTCGGTGGCCATGCACGCCACGTTCGAGAACGAGGTCACCACCGAGCGGGCCTGGGAGATCCTGCGCGACGCCCCCGGCGTCGTGCTCTACGACGACCCCGCCCGCGGCGAGTTCCCCACCCCGGCCGACGTCGTCGGCACCGACCCCACGTGGGTCGGCCGCATCCGCCGTTCGCTCGACGACCCGAACTCGCTCGATCTCTTCGTCTGCGGCGACAACCTGCGCAAGGGTGCGGCGCTCAACACCGCGCAGATCGCCGAGCTGCTGGCGGCCGAGCTCACCACGGCCTGA
- a CDS encoding DUF5063 domain-containing protein, which translates to MSSAVVRPADDPAAEYGDFAAEIADQIESFLLAVREIARGNDPGSTLSLLLLEVSQLCLAGGRLGAISDVVPDERFEPDAGPDADVDELRLRIAALLEPVDGYVEVVDPVDPERGATGFRLSDDLASIAQDLLHGLTHYKDGRVIEALWWWQFSYLSSWGSTAGSALRALHSLIAHTRLDHHDEQIEVTQEELLPAQAEL; encoded by the coding sequence ATGTCTAGCGCTGTTGTACGACCTGCCGACGACCCTGCCGCCGAGTACGGCGACTTCGCCGCGGAGATCGCCGACCAGATCGAGAGCTTCCTGCTGGCCGTCCGTGAGATCGCCCGCGGCAACGACCCCGGCAGCACGCTGTCGCTGCTGCTCCTCGAGGTCAGCCAGCTGTGCTTGGCCGGCGGCCGCCTCGGCGCCATCAGCGACGTCGTGCCGGACGAGCGGTTCGAGCCCGACGCGGGCCCCGACGCCGACGTCGACGAGCTGCGGCTGCGCATCGCCGCCCTGCTCGAGCCGGTCGACGGGTACGTCGAGGTCGTCGACCCCGTCGACCCCGAGCGCGGCGCCACCGGGTTCCGGCTCTCCGACGACCTCGCCAGCATCGCCCAGGACCTCCTGCACGGCCTGACGCACTACAAGGACGGACGGGTCATCGAGGCGCTGTGGTGGTGGCAGTTCTCCTACCTGTCCTCGTGGGGCTCGACGGCGGGCTCGGCGCTGCGGGCGCTGCACTCGCTGATCGCACACACCCGTCTCGATCACCACGACGAGCAGATCGAGGTCACGCAGGAGGAACTGCTCCCCGCGCAGGCCGAACTGTAG
- the recR gene encoding recombination mediator RecR: MYEGVVQDLIDELGRLPGVGPKSAQRIAFHLLAADADDVRRLVAALTEVKEKVRFCTVCGNVAQQEQCRICLDPRRDPSVLCVVEEPKDVVAIERTREFRGRYHVLGGAISPIEGVGPDDLRVRELMTRLADDTVQEIILATDPNLEGEATATYLARMIKPMGLRVTRLASGLPVGGDLEYADEVTLGRAFEGRRLLDV; this comes from the coding sequence ATGTACGAGGGCGTCGTCCAGGACCTGATCGACGAGCTGGGCCGGTTACCAGGCGTCGGGCCGAAGAGCGCCCAGCGCATCGCGTTCCACCTGCTCGCCGCCGACGCCGACGACGTCCGGCGGCTGGTCGCGGCGCTCACCGAGGTCAAGGAGAAGGTCCGGTTCTGCACGGTGTGCGGCAACGTCGCGCAGCAGGAGCAGTGCCGCATCTGCCTCGATCCTCGCCGCGACCCGTCCGTCCTCTGCGTGGTCGAAGAGCCGAAGGACGTCGTGGCGATCGAGCGCACACGCGAGTTCCGCGGCCGCTACCACGTGCTGGGCGGCGCGATCAGCCCCATCGAGGGCGTGGGTCCCGACGATCTGCGGGTACGTGAACTGATGACGAGACTTGCCGACGACACCGTGCAAGAGATCATCCTGGCCACCGACCCCAACCTCGAAGGCGAGGCGACGGCGACGTATCTGGCCCGGATGATCAAGCCAATGGGCTTGCGCGTCACGCGGCTGGCCAGTGGACTGCCTGTGGGCGGTGATCTCGAGTACGCCGACGAGGTCACTCTGGGCCGCGCATTCGAAGGACGGAGACTGCTGGATGTCTAG
- a CDS encoding GatB/YqeY domain-containing protein: MAALKDRLRTDLTAAMRAKDDVRKATLRMVLAAIGTEEVAGSAARELTDDEVTALLTREVKRRREAAEAFRTGGRDDSAENEEAEAAVIAEYLPQPLTDDELDAIVTAAVAETGAESPRDMGKVMKLVQPQVLGRVEGSKVAAAVKAKLA, from the coding sequence ATGGCAGCCCTCAAGGACCGACTCCGTACCGACCTCACCGCCGCGATGCGCGCCAAGGACGACGTGCGCAAGGCCACGCTGCGCATGGTGCTCGCCGCCATCGGCACCGAGGAGGTGGCCGGCTCGGCCGCCCGTGAGCTCACGGACGACGAGGTCACGGCCCTGCTGACCCGTGAGGTCAAGCGGCGGCGCGAGGCGGCCGAGGCGTTCCGCACCGGTGGCCGCGACGACAGCGCCGAGAACGAGGAGGCCGAGGCCGCCGTCATCGCCGAGTACCTGCCGCAGCCGCTCACCGACGACGAGCTCGACGCCATCGTCACGGCCGCCGTCGCCGAGACCGGCGCCGAGTCGCCGCGCGACATGGGCAAGGTGATGAAGCTGGTGCAGCCGCAGGTCCTGGGCCGGGTCGAGGGCAGCAAGGTCGCCGCCGCCGTCAAGGCGAAGCTGGCCTGA
- a CDS encoding YbaB/EbfC family nucleoid-associated protein, which translates to MSQLLQQAQRMQEQLLSAQQDLTEAEATGSAGGGLVRATVTGAGELTELQLDPSVVDPEDVETLADLIIAAVRDAHAEIQRRANEQLGSINDDVAGLLGGAGGAGNPLAGLFGGGAPGGAPGGAPGPDTVRGEIEGDDRPGQGN; encoded by the coding sequence ATGAGCCAGCTGCTGCAGCAGGCCCAGCGCATGCAGGAGCAGCTCCTCTCCGCCCAGCAGGACCTCACCGAGGCCGAGGCCACCGGCAGCGCCGGCGGCGGACTGGTCCGGGCCACCGTCACCGGGGCCGGCGAGCTCACCGAGCTGCAGCTCGACCCGTCCGTCGTCGATCCCGAGGACGTCGAGACGCTCGCCGACCTCATCATCGCCGCGGTCCGCGACGCGCACGCCGAGATCCAGCGCCGCGCCAACGAGCAGCTGGGCTCGATCAACGACGACGTCGCCGGCCTGCTGGGTGGTGCGGGCGGCGCCGGCAACCCCCTGGCCGGTCTGTTCGGCGGCGGCGCGCCCGGTGGTGCCCCCGGCGGCGCCCCAGGCCCCGACACCGTGCGCGGCGAGATCGAGGGCGACGACCGCCCCGGCCAGGGCAACTGA